The segment GCACCAGACTGACCCTGGGTACCAGCAGAGGTCCCCCTTTGTGGAGGGGGCTCCAGGCTTCAGCAGGAGGGGGCACGAAGCACCCTTGGGAGTTGTGGGGACAGCcttgcccccagccccagctgtcCCTTGTACCGTATACACAAACTGGGGGATGTCCCTGTGTCCCATCCCAACCTGGGGACACGGTGCTGCAGAGGATGGCAGTGCTGAGGACAAGGTACCCCCAGAGGTACCCAGGGGTGTTAGGCTGAGGGGTCCTGCACGCATCGGGGGACTGTTCTGGGGGCTCCCAGGGCACTCATGGGTGCCACCAGTGAGGTCTGTCCCCAGCCCATGGGGAGGGGACAATGGGACACTCAgggtggcacagctgctgtcagcagcaaaaCCCCCGCCTGGAGGCATGCAGCACCTCCATTCATTGCTCAGCTGGAAGCAACCACGATGAATGACAACAATcaccagctctgtgctttgctgacTTGCACAGTTTTAATGTGCCCGTTGCCAACCTCTGGAGCTCCCTGATTCTTTGCTGGGCCCAGCGAGCACGGTGGCATCATCccctgcccccctccctccctcatACGCAGTGCAGCTCCACAGCGGcaatggctgctgctggcagaagctCTGCTCCTGATGGGACACCCAGTGGTGCCACCACCCCACTCACTGCTTGGGCCGGCTGTCCCTGAGCAGCGCTGGCTCTGCACCGGTTGACACCGCGTGTACAGCATCCTGCAGCGCATAGAACACCTGCAAGAGGTCCGGCGAGGTGGCCCGGCACTCCAGGAACCGTCGCAGCGTGGCCAGGCTGTCCCACACCTCAGGCTCTGAGGGGCACGGCCGCACCGCCACCGGTTCCCCAGAGTCCTCACCCTCCTCCACAGCCCTCTCCCAGTCCTCTGCCTCGGCCGTGTCAACGTCTGCAAGGCGCTCCAGCCCCTCATCCATCAACCCAAAGCTCTCCAGCTGCTCCCGGCCAAGCCAGACGGGTGCCAGCGGCGCGTCAGGGCTGCTATTGGGGCTGAAGCTGGCGGCACGGAAGCAGCTGGTGATGAGCCCCGGGCGCACGTCACCCCACGCTTGTGCCAGCATGTGCAGGGCGTCCAGCAGGGTGGGTGGCTCCGAGCTCTGCGCCGCTGGGAGTTGGGTCAGCAGCCGGCGCCGGTAGTGGCCCTTCAGGTCCCTGGCGATGCCACGGTGCAGGGGCTGTGCCAGCACGGCCGCAGGCGGCGTGAAAACCATCCGGACGTTGGACAGCTCGAGGTAGGGGTGCTCCTCGCGCTCCTCGACGAGCAGCAGGACGCTCTTCCCCTTGCGCCGCATCTCCTCATTGAAGTCCCGCAGCCACTCGGCAAACAGCGCGGCGCTCAGGCGGCTGCCACCGCGGTAACTCCAGGGCATGTGCCGCAGGTTGACGCTGTGCAGGCAGCGGGGATGGGCGCCGCGTCCCACCGCCCGCAGCGCCGCCTTCTCCGAGCCGTCAGCGttggtgcagagcagcagcgtCAGCCTCTCGCCGTCGGCTCTCAGCTGCACCTCAGTCTCCCCGCAGCTGTACACCTCCGAGGGCGCGTAGCTGCGCAGCAGCTCGGGCAGTGAGCTCTGGTGCTCAGCCCCACCGTCCTGCGCCGGCTTCTCGAGGGCGACGTTATGGCGCAGCCTGAAGCGTGCCAGCCAGCTGCCGCTAGGCTCGAAGCCCGGCATGCCCAGCGCCTCGGACACGTGCTTggccttcagctgcagcagcgtgCTGCTGACGGGCAGCTCGGCAGCGCGGGCGCCCTCCACCCAACGCAGCAGAGCGGCCTCCACCGCTCCCTCCTTGCCTTCCCTCTTGCGCTTGCGCTCGGGGTTGCCGTTGCGCCGCCACTCGCTCAGGATCCTCTCCTTGTTCTTAATGATGCGGCAGATCTGCGGCTGCGACACACCGAAGCGCTTGGCCAGCTCGCTCTGGGACACCTTGGGGCCTTCCAGCATCTCCAGCACGCGCACCTTCTCCGTCAGCGACAGCTCCTTGCGCTCCTTGCGGGGTGCCGAGGGCTCCAGGGCCAGGCCTCGGCCgcaggcactgcacagagagGGGCAGCTCCCAGCCGTGCCGGGCCGCAGCCCCCCAGCAGGCCGCAGCCCCCCAGCAGGCCGCAGCCCCGCACTAGGccgcagccctgccccagccctctgCGCGGCACCGAGGCCGCACTCGGAGCACTCcggccccagcccggccccggcACTCTCGGTGGGGCTCAGCCCCGCATCGCCCGCGCcggggcccggcccggggcCGCCGCAGCGCTGCTCCCACGGCGGCACAGCGCTGTGTTCCTCCCTCTGCCCATCCTTCTCCTCCAGCCATCGCCCTGCGGAGACACGAGAGCGTTTCTGAAGCGAAACCTTTCCGATCCGGCACAACGCCCTCATCCCGAGGGCTCGGGGTGGTGACCCCCGGTCGGTCCGGGCCTTACCGAGGGTGCCCAGCTGCTCGCGCTCCTCCTTCATGGGGCCGcgcccgcaccgcaccgcaccgcaccgcaccgcaccgcaccgcaccgcactccgccgccccgcgcggccccgctgccgccgccgggAGCGCGCGCTTagccccgccccaccccgctcctctcctcccaccccatTGGGCCACCGCCGTCGGGCTCCGCGCGCGGATTGGCTGCGGGGCGGCCAATCAGAGGCGGAGAAGGCCCTGGGGGGGCCAGCGGGCGGCCGGGCGGGAGAGCGCGCGCGAGGTGATGTGCGATGACGTCAGAGGTGGCATGACAATGATGTGGGATGACATCAGAGTGGTGTGGGATGCCATTGGACCGGTGTGGGTGACGTCCTCAGTGTGGGATGATGTGAGGTGACGTCACGGCGATGTGAGGTCACACTGTAGTGGCGTGGGATGACATCAGCAGTGCGCAGTGACATCGGAGCGGTGCGGAATGACATCAGAGTGGTGCGGGTTTGCATCACAGCCATGTAGGATGACGTCAGAACGGTGTGTGGTGACCCAGCAGTGTGGAATGACACCACAGCAGTGCCGTGTGAAGACATCCCGGCAGTGTGTGATGACGTCAGAGCAATGTGAGATGATGtcagagcagtgcagtgggCAAAGCGAGAGCAGTGTTGCAGTactgggcacagagctgcaatGCTGGGTGCATGGTTGCAGAACGGAGTGCCGCAGGTTCAGCGTCGCTGCGCTGCATGCACTGAGCGTTGTGGTGTTGCAGTGTTGCAGCAGTGATGTGATGCTGTGTGTTGCAGTGCTACATACAGCACTGCTGGATGCACGGTTGCAGCACCAGATGTTTGCGCTGCTGCAGCGTTGCACTGTTGCAACATGAGCTCTTGCAGACAGTTGTGCTGTTGCACTGTTGCGCAGTTGTAGTGGCGGCTCTTGCACTCTTGCAGTGTTGCACTGTTACAGAACAGGCTGTTTCACTACTGCGttgttgcagtgctgcagtgttgcATTGCACACTATTGTGCTGTTGCACTGCCTCACCGTTGCAGCGCAGACTGCTGCAGCGCTGCATTGCTGCACGgtagctctgctgcagctcacacTGTTGCACTGTTGCTCTGTCACACAGCTGCACTAttccagctcaggctgccgCAGCATTGCACTGCTATGCTGTCTCACTGTTGCAGCTCACTGTTGCAGTGTCGCACTGTCGCAGCTCAGGCTGTCACACTGGCACGGTGTCGCGCTGTTGCAACTCAGTCTACTGCAAATATGCACTGTCACACTGTCGCACTGTCGCGGCTCAGGCTGTAGCGCTGTCGCGCTGTCGCAGCCCCGCTCTGTCGCACCGCCGCGCCgtcgcgccgcgccgccccgccccgacTCCTCCcggccgccagggggcgctgtggccccgccccgccgctcccaGCGTGCGCCGCGCTCGCGCCATGGCCGCTCTGCTCCGCCGCTGCTGAGAGGCGCCGGgcccgcaccgccgccgccgccgccgccgccgccgccccgctccgcccctccccaccccgcccctccccaccccgcccctcccggccccgcccggCTCCACCCGGCCCCGTtccgcgccgctccgctccgcttcTCCGCGCTCGCAGGGCTATGGCCGAGTGGGCCCCCGCTCAGGTAAGCGTTtcccgccccgctccgcgcccgcGCTCCGCCGCCCTCCCCGCTTCCCACAGAGCCCTCGGGCGGGCCCGGCCCGCCTGCCCACGTCCGTGTGTCCGTCCGTCCCCCCCCTCAGGACCTGGAGTGGGCCATGGAGCCCCAGGAGCTGTCCCTGGAACAACCCCTGGCCGCCCCCGAGGAAGGGCCCGGCAGGGAGGCCGAGCTGCCCGCCGCCGAGATCTCGGTGACGCTGGTGACGGAGGTGCAGGCCGTGGACAGGAAGGTGGAGGCGCAGGCGGCCCAGCTGATGAACCTGGAGGGCAGGATGAGGATGGCTGAGAGCAAACTGATCGGCTGCGAGAGGACGGCCGTGGAGTTCGGCAACCAGCTGGAGAGCAAATGGACGGCCCTGGGCACCCTCATCCAGGAGTACGGGCAGCTGCAGAAGAGGCTGGAGAACATGGAGAACCTGCTGAAGAATAGGAACTTCTGGATCCTGCGCCTGCCCCCGGGGGCCAAGGGGGAAGTCCCCAAGGTAACGGGGCCGTGGGCTGTGTTAGAGACCTCTGGGTCACGTTAGAGACCTCATCTCACCCACGTGGGGTGGTAGCAAGgtggggtcagcctctgctccctgtaGAATGAGAGGTGATGGCATCGTGTTGTGCAGGAGGAGGatcaggttgggtgttaggaacacattcttttcagaagagcagttgggctctggcacagctgccagggagtggggggggtcACTATCCTGGGGGGCGTTcaactgtgtggatgtggcattgagggatGTTGTTTAGTGAGTGTGGTAGTGAAgagctggggttggacttggggatcccagaggtcttttccaaccgtagtGATTCTGTACTGTGATACAGAGCTTGTGCTTcagccacaagttgtaccagaggaggtttaggttggacatgaggaaaaactctttctctcagagagtggtcaggtactggaatggccgcccagggaagtggtggagtcgccgtccctggcactgttcaagaggcatctggatgaggagctacaagatatggtttagtggcctgtggtagcaatggtgatgggaggacggctggactagatgatcttgtaggtcctttccaaccttgtgattctatggttctctaATGCATACTCCCAGAACCGTAGGAGTTGGGAgagccctctgcagctcccccagtccaactgccctgtAATGCAGGTACCCAGAGGGTTTTGAATATCACCAGAGGAGGTTCCACCACCTgtctgggcatcctgtgccagggctctgcCACCCTCACACTGTAGAAACTCTTTCTCATGATCAGGCAGAAATATGTGCCTGTGTACCAATTTATGCCCATTGCCTCTTCtgttgctgagcactgctgaaaaaatCCTGGCCTCGTTCCCCTCACCCGTTAAATGTTTATATGCACTGACGAGAtcctctctcagccttctcttctccaagctgaactgCTCCAGGGatctcagcctctccccacAGGGCAGTTGCTCCAGGCCTCAACCGCTGTGGATGATCAGCACACAGCTCACCTGCTGGTTGGGAGCACCAGCACAGATCCTTCTGTGTGGCTGCACACCCCTGTGCATGTGCAGTTGGTGCTTGACCCAGCACAAGGGTGGGCTGATGTTTGGGTCAGGCAGAGGGACACGGTGTGGCttgtccccacatccctgcctGTATTTGCACGTGCACACCCAGTTCTTGTTCAGAGGAGATTGCAGCAGAATTGTGTCCAAAATTGAGCAGGAAAAGAGCTTGTGTTGTATGCTGTGCAAAATATGTTGTCTGAAGCATGGGGAAATTGAATGGGGGCAAGGCTTAGGCAGGTGGTGGAGAAAAACACCATCGTATCCCTTCACCAAGCTGACAGAGCCGGGCCGAGGGCATGAGTCAGGCATGTGGGGGTTTGAATGAGAAAACATCCTTACATGTTTCTAACGAGAGGCTCTTGGAGCggatccagaggaggccacagagatgctcagaggtTGGAGCGCTTCTgctacgaagacaggctgaggagcCTGGGGGTGTTCAGCTCGGAGGGAAAAAGGCTCCGGGGAGATGTCACTGTGGCCTTTCTAGTAcataaagggagcttataaatgGGAGGAGGGGAGACTTTTTATATGGGCAGATCGctacaggacaagggggaacagctttaaaccaaaagaggggagatttaggtggGATGTTAGACAGAGATTCTTTACCCAGAggtgatgaggtgctggcactgcccgGAGCTGTGGTAtccacccctggaggtgcccaaggccatggctGGGCCCTGGACAGCCCGAGCTGTGGGGCAGTTAGCCCATGGCAGGGCGGGTGGAATCTGATGATGCTTAGAGTCCTTTCCCACCCGAGCTTTTCTATGAAAACAGCTGAATATGTGGTGCTTTTAATTGCAGGTCCCCATGGCGTTTAACGACACTTCATTTAGCTTCTCGGAGGACGAGTGGAAGAACTTGAACGAGTGGCAGAAAGAGCTTTACAGGCATATCATGAAGGGCAACTACGAGGCCGTGATCTCGATGGGTAAAGGCTGGCTGGGGCTTGCCCTGTGCTTTTTGGCATCACAGGTCCttcagggccaggctgtgcCTGGTGGATCCGGGagggtgggtggtgagcaagGCTGGCCAGGTCTTATGCTGACTTTCAATAGCAGCCCCAGAAATCAGCACTTTGCTCCTCACTGTGTTAGTTGTGCAGTGGATGAATGTTTTGAGCAGTGCAGTGACTCTGCCTTTCTGATGGTCTCTGGCCATCCAGCTGGAGCCATGAGAGGACCTGGGTTATGAGGACCAGGGAAATGAGAGACTTACAGGCTCTGGACAAAAAGGGAGCTTCATGGTGATGCAAAGGTCCACAGATCTACTGTGCTTGGTGCATCAGTTCGCTGCTGCTTCGGATGAGTACCAGCAGTTCTTCCCAGTCTTGTCTGTAGATCTGTCCTCCCATCAGCAGAACGCTTCTTAGGGAAGGAGAGCACAGTTTGTCTGCCTTGGTGCTCTGCCTCACCCCCAGCCTGGTGCTGGAGAACTCTTCTTGTGCAAACTGTTGCAACGTCTGCTCCTGCAGGTCTCAgccctctgctttgcttctgatgGCTCAGGGCAGATTGTTCCATGCTGCACAGATGTGCCGTGCTGGCTCCTTCCAGTCCTGGCTGTGGGACTGTGCTGCACCCCTGGGAGCCCTCGTGAGGGCTTTGGGCACCTGTGTGTATTTTGAGAAATGGTGCTGCCTTGGCTGGACATCCATGTGGGAGCGCAGACGTTCCTGGCAGACAACCATGCTGCCCTCCAATTCTGTACAATCCACGTCTTTCCAgcttttattaatatatatatttttggacAGTCCCTGTgtagaagagaaaaaggcaaaggataAATATTACCCCCATTCTCCTGTGCAAACAACAGTCCTGCTGTGAAGGTGCAGGAATGTAAAAGTCCTACTGGAAGAGATCCGTGGGTCTGAGCCTGGAGCTTAGAAAAATGTATCTGTGCTTAATCTGAAGGTTCCCTTTTGTTTTGATGAATTGGGTTTAAGGCTAGGTCCTCGTTAAGGCTAATGGatccagcagagcagtggtggAAATTAATACCCAGAGGCTCACGCTTGTTGTTTCAAAATTAAGTTTCCGCTCTCCATGCTAGGggaaattttaattttcccaTTTCCCCCACCAAAATCCACAAGCAGCCTGTGACTCGGACGAGTAGGAAGGAACGGTTCTGGCTGTGGCAATCCGGGGCTGGAGGGAACCGTGTGGGGAGGGCACCTCCGCTGCTGCCGCTGGCTGACAGCTCTGATTCTGACCCCAAGCTGAAGCTCCCATTGCAATGGATCCACGGACTTTAGcacagaggagaagagaggaggcCTGAAGGTAAGCACAGATGCATTTTCTTATTCTGCTCCTCGCGCTGCAGGCTGGGAGGTGCTCCTCACCTGAGCAGAGCGTGCTCCTGCAGTCTGCTCACTGTCCCAGGGCCCACACAAGGTGAGCGGTGCAGGCATGTGAGAGCATCTTCTTAAGTCTCTTTCCATTACCTGTCCTCCCCAGCAGCAAAGGAAGGTCGGTGGGTGAAGGCTTAAG is part of the Gallus gallus isolate bGalGal1 chromosome 2, bGalGal1.mat.broiler.GRCg7b, whole genome shotgun sequence genome and harbors:
- the LOC107052490 gene encoding tigger transposable element-derived protein 3-like → MKEEREQLGTLGRWLEEKDGQREEHSAVPPWEQRCGGPGPGPGAGDAGLSPTESAGAGLGPECSECGLGAAQRAGAGLRPSAGLRPAGGLRPAGGLRPGTAGSCPSLCSACGRGLALEPSAPRKERKELSLTEKVRVLEMLEGPKVSQSELAKRFGVSQPQICRIIKNKERILSEWRRNGNPERKRKREGKEGAVEAALLRWVEGARAAELPVSSTLLQLKAKHVSEALGMPGFEPSGSWLARFRLRHNVALEKPAQDGGAEHQSSLPELLRSYAPSEVYSCGETEVQLRADGERLTLLLCTNADGSEKAALRAVGRGAHPRCLHSVNLRHMPWSYRGGSRLSAALFAEWLRDFNEEMRRKGKSVLLLVEEREEHPYLELSNVRMVFTPPAAVLAQPLHRGIARDLKGHYRRRLLTQLPAAQSSEPPTLLDALHMLAQAWGDVRPGLITSCFRAASFSPNSSPDAPLAPVWLGREQLESFGLMDEGLERLADVDTAEAEDWERAVEEGEDSGEPVAVRPCPSEPEVWDSLATLRRFLECRATSPDLLQVFYALQDAVHAVSTGAEPALLRDSRPKQ